A stretch of DNA from Anopheles nili chromosome 2, idAnoNiliSN_F5_01, whole genome shotgun sequence:
CttttggagggggggaggTGATAACGATGCTGAATTGATTGGTACGACAACGCAATAATAGGTTCAAGTGAGAGATTCCCAAAACGAACCATCGCTACAAGGACGCTTTGTTTACATCGCATTCCTGCCAAAACGCAATGTCAAACATCGTTCCGCGGCGCTTAGCAACCGTTGCCTGGTAGTCATGGGCGACCGGATTTAGCGGGAAATAAACAACCGACGTGGTTCAGCTAGCGGTCAGAACAACGACAGAAGGATACTTTGGTGTGTGCGGTTCGTGGTTTGTGGTGCAGTTTGTTTTCAAAAGCCTCGCGTTTCCCGTTTTGTTGCAGGTGACCCGAGATGAACATCACAACAAAGACCGGTCTGATCGCTTCCCCCCGGAAACGGATCGTACGACCAAAGAAGGAGTTCGATCCGGCCATCCTTGCACCGTGTGCCATCACGCGGCAAGTTCCACTCGCACTGCGTCCTTTCGGCGGTCTGTACAACCCGTACTCGAAGGGTTGCTCGGTGCTGTGTAATCACCCCGCGGCCCAGGAGGTGAAGAACGTCGTCCggctggcgaaggatgcgTGGATCACGGAGGCGAAGGTGGCCGCTCTGCATCACGGAGCGGCCACGGCAGGAGCGATGGCAGGGACGCTGGGAGATCGGAAGGGCGGTACGGCCTTGGTCGATGCGGACGGCAAGGCGCTGCCGGGTGACGCCGAACTACCGGACCACGTTCCGGAGGAGTTCTTCCGGCGCTACACGGACACGGATTCGAGACCGCTGACGCCGACCCCGACGGTAGCCAGCGGTCGGACGCGTGCCAGTGTGGGCGGGTCACATCTGACGCGCCGGTGCGTCACGCCGGAACCGCAGACGGCCAATGGCCAGGAGCGCAAGCAGCTGATACTGGACCTGCGCCGCAGCCACAGCCAGGAGACGCTCTACTGGAACGCGTCTTCCGAGCTGAGCCCGAGCCAGCTGCacgacggtggtggcggtggctgGGCTCACGGGCATGGCGGCACTGGTGGGGGCACCGGCGTACGCGGTGGCAGTGCTGGCGGCGGCGGTGCGGGCGGTTCTGGCGGTGGTTCCGCAGCCCAGTCGGCCGTCGCGGACGATACCGGAAGAGCCGCGGTTGGCGGCGAGGATGGGAAGCTGCGCGGTGAGTCCGACACCGAGCCGGGATCCGGCCGGGCGCCGCCACAACCGATGACGTGTATCAACGCGATGGACGACGGGGAGGAGGATCCGCCGCGGCGGCGCGGTAAGCGGCGCAAGAAGTCCAAGCAGCTCACGCAAACGATCAGCTTCGTGCCGAACCAGGACCCGGAGACGCAGATCGCCAAGATGGATCCGGATTCGCCGAACTACTCCGCCCGGCCGTCGCTCGTGCCGACGGGGAAAAGTCTGCTCGGTCTGGCGCAAGACCTGACACCACCGGCTGGCTTTGGGACGGGTGGCCCTCAGGACGGGCAGGGTCAGCCTGCCGAAGAGGACTGCTTTTTGGATGACGAATCGCTGGGGTTGCTGCGTCGTGGGTTAAACATCGACATCGTGGAAATGATTTTCGAGCGATACGTGAGTGGCTTAATCGTGGGATTCCGGTAACCAATTCGCTACTGGATCATTTTTCTGCTCTCCACCTTGTAGAAAGGACGTGCCATACGGGAAGCGTTCCGAACAGCGACAATGGATAGGCTAAACTTCCAGACGGAAGCCGTAAGGACATTGCAGCGGTCCGTGCAGCAGCAGAGTGACGTCGACTACGAGAAATGGATCGATCTTCCGCGGAAGTATTCACGATCGTCAGCCCGGTTCGAGATCCCTATCGATACCCGCAAACTCACCCGTATTGTATCATAACCTTTCTCTGCGAAGGCGTTCTTTTAAATCCATCGTATCATGTCCTCTCGGGACCAACTTGCTCCTGCTAATGATGCACACTTAACGGTTTCAGGTATGACCCCGATCGAGTATTTGCACGATCACGTGGTACTGAGTGGTGATCGCAAACAGCTGTACCATCGGATCTTCGTACGCAATTTGCCCCGGGAGGAACCGAAGTCATCCGGTGTGCTGGAGAGCGTGGACAGTGATTCACTGCCGGAAACGGAGACCGGTCCGATCGAACACGACAGCACGCGCAATCTGCTTGCGGACGTGACCAGGTACATCCCGATGACAAGCTTCGACCGGGCGTTACACGAGGCGCTTGGGTTTCATGGAACGCCGGAACGTATCGCCGCCATTCGAGAGCTGCTGGAGCTGAATTACGATCCGTTTCATGAGCTGCAGATCGATTTTAGAACGTGGTGTGGGATTGTCGCGTTTGCGGAGCGTTTCATTAACACGCTCGATCGTGAGCAGGACCCGTGCGATGAGGTGCGGCCTCCGGGAGTCAGTTACGGAACGGAACTCGTTCATGCCTCTCTATTTGTTTCGTTCCAGCTGGAAATGGTTGATTTTGAGTCGCTAGAGCGGCGCGTCCGTTGGGCACAACCATCGGAAAGCCTGTGCGAAGTGCTGCAAATCATCAAATATCATTAACACGGAGCAACTGCTTCCGGGCAGATCACGGACACCGGGTGTCGTCGGGCCATGCCAGTTGTGTTTGCACAACCGATTAAACGCCAGCGATACGGAGACAAGTGCGGGACGCCTCGGGACGTGCGTTTCGGTGAAGGGATTAGCTTACGTTCACCGCACGCAGCGGAGAAGTGGATCGACCCACATCGCCTTCAGCTGTATCCCTAACGGATCAATCCGTAACCCGTTCAATAGACTCTTAATTAATCACGATAAGGTGTGTTGAAAATGCGTAGCGCTCGAGGGGGTATGTGTGTTTGGGCACATGGAGAGGTTAAATAGTGGGATTCGTGAAAAGGATATCGGGGCGTTGTCCCCGGTGTCAATATATCAATGGTTTGTTAAAGAATTCAACAATTAAGGGCAATGTAGATTAAATTTTGCAATGATaaggaaacaaatattttctatAAGAGATAAAAAGTTCGTACATAAAAGCACCCATTTAACTACCTGATACTATTTACATCAAACATATTGAAAAAAGTAATTATTTAAGCTTCTATTCACATTCTCGAAACAACGAAATCAAACTAGAATAGGTATTACATAGCGCACATAATTGTAGAACTATTAATCTGATCGCAAGCAATAGAGgcattttttcaaattattttattcggattgcattaaaaattattcatGCAGGATAAATAAAGCACCATAAAGgagtgtaattttttttttattttacccaTCATCTACGTAATTTCCGTGGCCAGTCCAAATCGATGGCCATTACGTCTAGGGCATGAATGTCGATTGCCGAACCGATCATGCTCCGGAAGCTCGGGCTCGTTCTTCCGAAATCGCTGTGTACCAGCTCCTTGATGTATGTTCCGGCCTGGGACACGATGTCAACCACCATTGCGTGAGGATTTTGCTTACACGCGAATGCCTTTAGGCTATACACCGTTCTTGGCCGAGCTAGCAGAGCTCTCCTGTGAAGGACTCGCAGTGGAGTAACCTGCTGCATGACGAATGGGTCATCGGTGCGTAGCTTTCGAATCATTTCCTCCGTGACGGGTTCGACCGTGACGCAGAGTGCCCGGTAGAACTTTCGTTTGTCCTCGTCCCCACGAATGTGCACCAGATCTTCCCGTTTTACCAGCTGAAGGTCTCTTATAGCTACGGTTTTTGAAATACCAACCTGCTGTTCCATGTCGATCGCCACCTGTTCCGAGAGGACATCTCGCATTGCATCTGGGATTTCCAACACGAACGGACGCCCTTCGCCGAGGCACCGAACGTCGACATCTTCCCGCCCGCTTGAGGAAAAGATGAGCTTCTCATCTGGCACTCCAAAGTACGGTGCAATAGCGGCTACAATCGTTTCTTGTACACTTCCTTCCATCAACCGCTTACCCTCGATGACCCAGGGTGTTTGACTGAGCTCACGAGAGAATTTATTGTACCGGCCTGCGATAAAAACGGTCGGTCCCGTAAACGTAAGCTCACCACGTTCTAACCCAACCTGCTCAGCTGAAACCGGAGGCACCGTGTAGTGCTTCCGGAACCGTTCGACATTGATCCCGTTTGGGGTGAAATGTTTTTCGAACGCGTTTCTAGTGATAAAATCTTTTTTCGAGTGTTTGTGAGCTTTGCGATTTGCGAACACTCCGGGACTGATCAGCTCTAGTACCCGCAGTTCTTCCTGCTCGTTGGCGTAGGTGTAGGGTATGTTTACCATCACACCATCCACGGAGAATGGTTTATCGAGCGTTTGCTCGAGGTGGTGAATAATTATGGTTTTAAGCGCGTCCTTCACCGGGATGTCTGGCGGTGTTCCGGGAACAAATGACTCAGGAAAATGCTCAAGTACATCAACCCATAACGCAAGCTGTCTCAAGTGCAACACGATCGGTAAGGATATCGACGTAAGAAATCCTGCCTCACACTGGTATCGTTGGTAGGACGTGTGATCTTTCACCTCGCTACCCAGAGAAGCGATATGATCCAAATCGAATACTCCCATACAGGCGACACATACGTTTTCtttaactttttttatgttgtgaTTTCCGTTAGTCTCATAGGCAGGTTCTAACTCGcgctataaataaaaaaaacagcgtcAACAGGGTTTCATAAATGTATGTCACCGGTTGAATTCCAACCAAACGTACCTTAACTAATGCCGCATTAATATCTACAAAGTCTTCCTTCGTGCCTTTGAGGAACCGCAAACAGCACACCCGGCAGCAGTCTATCGATCGTAGATACTCATATATGGCTTTCTGTTGGGCCATTGCTCAGTTTTTGTTAGCTACAATTTACAAGTATTATACGAAATGGATCATAACAAATCCTATAAATACGAACCGCAACGTGATATACTAGTTTCCCGAGAAAACAGATAGAAACAGAGAACTTTCGATTACTTTGCTATATTACTAAAAACTACGCATTACACTTAAATTAAtcgatttatttaaaattgaacTGATTTTTCTACGCTATTAGTACGCAACGTGCTAGCATTTCGAAAATTTTGTACACATACTCCAACTGTTGACAGAAGTTTGGTAAACAATTGGTTTGAAATAACTCACGTTTAACATATCAGTTTGAAACTTTGCATACCGGTTGAATTGCCAAGgtttttataacaaaaatatTCTAATTTAATGTATTGGCCACTATCAAAGCGCtcgatttatttaattattataAAAGTACTCTATTCAGTGTATCAAATTGAACATCCAAAAACTCTGTCAATGATACACGCTCAGACATAAATTTGGCCGTTTTAACATTCAACGAATCTCAGTGTGATTCGGATGTCAAATCTATCGAATATCAAGCAATCAGTTAACCGCCtgtttgtttatatttacTATATTTTATTGTGCAACGCGGTGTTTTTAATGGAATTGTGTtggaattttaaaaacaatttgtgTATTTATGactaaataataataataaacattgCACCATGGCTTCAAAACAGGTATGTTGCAAATGAACACAGTGGATATAGTGTCCTAACTCTGCTTCTTATCCAGCTCAATTTTGAGGATCTATTGTCCGGGTTCGACTCAATGAAAATATCTGCCCTAACGAATGCTGCCAAAGTATCGCCTTTGATAAAGGAATGTACCATCGGTCCTGATTGTGTCGATCTGTCTAAGAACCAGTCAGTTGGAGTACCCTGTGCTGAAGATTATAAAAACAGTTCTGCCAAGGAAAATGATCTGAACGTATCAAATGAAAGTGCAACTAAGAGCGATATCTCGAAGAGcataaagaaaaagcacaacacaTCGCCATTTTCTGGCAGTATTCCTTCCGAGCCAACCGATCATGCGACAGTGGCATCGAAGCTACACCAACAAGATCTCGAACGGCGACGTCAAGCGAACGTGCAGAAGGTACTCGCTGATAGACACGCCAAAATGCGTCTCGCCGATGAGCTTCGAGAATCACAGCTTATAAAAAATCTGGAAGACGCGGCATTGCAAGGCGCTCGTAAGGCAAAAGCGTCTGAGGAGCGTTTGTTAATTGCGATTcgcgagcaggaaaaactTGCACAGGAAGCCACCGCCCGAAGGCAGGCGGAAGTAGAGCAGGAAAATCGTCGATTATGTGACATCCAGACGCAACTGAAACGACGCCAGGAAGAGATGAGGATGAAGGTGCAACGAATAGAAACGATCCGCCAATTCATTGGTCAGTTCCGCGTGGGTACGGAAACGTTCACCAAGGCTCTAACTGCGGTCGGGGTTCAACACGCAACGAAATTCGCAAACCAGAAGAAATCGGTCCGCGTACTCCAGAAGGACTTTGAGCAGCTGCTGCACACGATCAACACCTGCCAAGAGGTGAGCCAAACGGAGGTTGATCTAGCGACGAACTACTGTAAGCAGCTAGATCAGGTCAACCTGGAAGTGACGGAGATATTGGCGGTGATCGAGAGTCAAAAGAAGCAACaagagcagcaaaaatcaATTGAACAACCAACACCTAATCAGGAGCAGGTAGCACAAAATGATAAACTTGCAGCAAAAGCTTCCGACAGCACCGATAGCACCGGAGGGCCAGCATCAGGTACTGTTCCGGCAACGACTGCATTAACACCGGCAGTAGGGGGAGCGGAAAACGAACCATTTTTCCAGCCGGTCTCACCGGAGTGTTTGCAGTTTTacaatgaaattaaaagctTCTACGAACAGCACCAGACGGCCGTGAAACAGTTGATGGATGATCCGTCGATGAAAACTTATCGCTTTAACTGCCAGAAAGCGATCAACGTTCCCGTGAACACGATATCGGCCGTAAACCGGGATCATTTTATCGACAAGTTTAACAAGCTAGCGTCCCTGCTCAGTGGACAGAATGTGAAGGCGGGTGACGGAGTGGTTTCGATCAACGGACATCCGTTGGGTCGCACGTACTGCACAATGCTGATGGCGAAAAAGTTTGTGGTAAGACTGCACATAACTAAAATTTACATGTCCAATGTAGCCGCCGAGATCCTTAATACTACACCAATATTGTTTTGTTATCCGTTTTACAGAGCCAAGCTGACACGACTATTTCCAGCAATGCGAGCGCGGCTTTCCCGATCGCTGCAATCGCCGTTGCGCTTTGGCAGCGATTCCCCGATTTCGGCCG
This window harbors:
- the LOC128726182 gene encoding mRNA export factor Gle1; the encoded protein is MSNLSNIKQSVNRLYVANEHSGYSVLTLLLIQLNFEDLLSGFDSMKISALTNAAKVSPLIKECTIGPDCVDLSKNQSVGVPCAEDYKNSSAKENDLNVSNESATKSDISKSIKKKHNTSPFSGSIPSEPTDHATVASKLHQQDLERRRQANVQKVLADRHAKMRLADELRESQLIKNLEDAALQGARKAKASEERLLIAIREQEKLAQEATARRQAEVEQENRRLCDIQTQLKRRQEEMRMKVQRIETIRQFIGQFRVGTETFTKALTAVGVQHATKFANQKKSVRVLQKDFEQLLHTINTCQEVSQTEVDLATNYCKQLDQVNLEVTEILAVIESQKKQQEQQKSIEQPTPNQEQVAQNDKLAAKASDSTDSTGGPASGTVPATTALTPAVGGAENEPFFQPVSPECLQFYNEIKSFYEQHQTAVKQLMDDPSMKTYRFNCQKAINVPVNTISAVNRDHFIDKFNKLASLLSGQNVKAGDGVVSINGHPLGRTYCTMLMAKKFVSQADTTISSNASAAFPIAAIAVALWQRFPDFGRFFLAYLHRECPYLVPYYLPQLEGQSQEDFLKTLGYRFADGGVLEKQDQYLKRMSGLARLYAAIIVTIPRKDDPTPHPHGIECGWRWLTNILNRFPQPDICATLIVEFLQTAGADMHAVYGNQFFKVLRVLQGDYLGALNRIDTGGPKARLEGLIAKILSEGRIERPEGMMNGNFW
- the LOC128720621 gene encoding uncharacterized protein LOC128720621 gives rise to the protein MNITTKTGLIASPRKRIVRPKKEFDPAILAPCAITRQVPLALRPFGGLYNPYSKGCSVLCNHPAAQEVKNVVRLAKDAWITEAKVAALHHGAATAGAMAGTLGDRKGGTALVDADGKALPGDAELPDHVPEEFFRRYTDTDSRPLTPTPTVASGRTRASVGGSHLTRRCVTPEPQTANGQERKQLILDLRRSHSQETLYWNASSELSPSQLHDGGGGGWAHGHGGTGGGTGVRGGSAGGGGAGGSGGGSAAQSAVADDTGRAAVGGEDGKLRGESDTEPGSGRAPPQPMTCINAMDDGEEDPPRRRGKRRKKSKQLTQTISFVPNQDPETQIAKMDPDSPNYSARPSLVPTGKSLLGLAQDLTPPAGFGTGGPQDGQGQPAEEDCFLDDESLGLLRRGLNIDIVEMIFERYKGRAIREAFRTATMDRLNFQTEAVRTLQRSVQQQSDVDYEKWIDLPRKYSRSSARFEIPIDTRKLTRMTPIEYLHDHVVLSGDRKQLYHRIFVRNLPREEPKSSGVLESVDSDSLPETETGPIEHDSTRNLLADVTRYIPMTSFDRALHEALGFHGTPERIAAIRELLELNYDPFHELQIDFRTWCGIVAFAERFINTLDREQDPCDELEMVDFESLERRVRWAQPSESLCEVLQIIKYH
- the LOC128720634 gene encoding putative tRNA pseudouridine synthase Pus10, giving the protein MAQQKAIYEYLRSIDCCRVCCLRFLKGTKEDFVDINAALVKRELEPAYETNGNHNIKKVKENVCVACMGVFDLDHIASLGSEVKDHTSYQRYQCEAGFLTSISLPIVLHLRQLALWVDVLEHFPESFVPGTPPDIPVKDALKTIIIHHLEQTLDKPFSVDGVMVNIPYTYANEQEELRVLELISPGVFANRKAHKHSKKDFITRNAFEKHFTPNGINVERFRKHYTVPPVSAEQVGLERGELTFTGPTVFIAGRYNKFSRELSQTPWVIEGKRLMEGSVQETIVAAIAPYFGVPDEKLIFSSSGREDVDVRCLGEGRPFVLEIPDAMRDVLSEQVAIDMEQQVGISKTVAIRDLQLVKREDLVHIRGDEDKRKFYRALCVTVEPVTEEMIRKLRTDDPFVMQQVTPLRVLHRRALLARPRTVYSLKAFACKQNPHAMVVDIVSQAGTYIKELVHSDFGRTSPSFRSMIGSAIDIHALDVMAIDLDWPRKLRR